One Echeneis naucrates chromosome 16, fEcheNa1.1, whole genome shotgun sequence genomic window, gAGACTGCCTCATCCGGGTCATATGAGGGGGAAAACAGGAATTTGTTTACTGTTTCCGCATTCTGCCACGGATGGCTACGCCCATTCACTGAAATCTGACCAATGAGGAAGCTTCCCCGGCGACGACTCCCCGGGATTGGCCGGGGAACTTTTGAACCAGTTAAACGGTTCAGCTGGTGAAGGGAAGGAGTGTTTTAACCGTTCGGGACGTCCGAAGTTTAACCTCACACATCAGATGGAAGCAAAGTCATTTCTCATTTACTGAAATACTGTTGTTTTTACGCCACTATGCGATAGATTTTTTTCTAGTTAGTGGAGCAGCGCGTGTCggatttctttctctcacaaACTCGGATATCAAAGGTAACTATTCAGAGACATTAGCATTAGCTAGACATCGTTGCTGCAAAAGTCTGTTAATCGAAGAACAATTTATATCTAACACATCTAAATGAACTTTGTGTGTCTACCACTAACTGTCAGAGACTGAGACAGTACTGCggtgaaaaagtttatttttttatgctcatCCACTTTGATTCTTTGATGCTAGCTTGCTAAGCTAACGTGTTACCCGGGTAACGCTAAGTCGGTTAACACAATGACATTGTAAGACCCCTGGGTTTGTGTCTGACTCGTAGTTACTTTGCTCTGTTTTGGATGTAACACGACGTGTCAGTGATGAGGACAGCTGTATGACTGTCCTCCACAAGACATGAACACATACACCGacctcacaacaaaaacaacaacaacaacaacaacaacaacaaaaacattaaatctgaCCTCTGAGTGCGAAACTAATCAAATGATAAGCAGGAAAGCGGGACTTTGCCATTATTGTTTATGTATTTCGTCAGTTTGTGTATTGACATAATGAAAATATGGCTTTGGTGAATCCTTGAGTTTTACAAAGCTCTCCAGCATTGCAAAACATTGCATAATGTTCTTATGCAGCAGAATTGACATTGAATATTTAGTAaggctgcctgtgtgtgtgtgtgtgtgtgtgtgtgtgtgtgtgtgtgtgtgtgagtgatgccCTAGATAGTTATTACAATGCACCTTTTACTGCTGCTAACCTTTGCATAAGCAGCAGGTGTGTACTTCATATGTCAAGAgtcaatgtcatttttttttaaacagctaaTAGTCACAGAGCTAATAACTCATAGTGGCTGTTTAGCGGAAATATAATTATCCATATTACTACATACATATTTAATCCAtactggaataaataaaaagccaaactgaaatggcaaaacaaaatggaaatagaCCCAGTTTCTTAACACCTTAATGTTTTCTAGCTGACAGCAATTTTTTTGTTCTGGTTTGACATCTCCTGTCTGTCccaccttttctttgttttaattggtGAATTTTTACCCCAGGCCGTCATCATGAACGCTGTGCTATCATCCGTACGTTCCCTCATGCaaatgtttgatgaaaaaacacaagaattcATCAGTGACATTGATAATGTCCACATGGTTTGGCTTGAGGAGATCCAACAAGAAGCCAACCGTATGTTCTCAAGGTAGGCCCGAAGGAATGATCTAAAAATATACTGTTAGGtctttgggttgtttttgtcCCCCACCAGCCTGAAGATTTCCTTCTTTAGAAAGATGTTGTTCTGTGTActtcatttcattgtgtttacaaatgaaaacatttttgttttatttcagagatTTTAATGCTGAACCGGAATTAATGCCAAAAACTCCATCACAAAAGAAGAACAGTCGCAGGAAACGTGTATCTTTAGGGCATCAAGAAGGAAATCAAGCGAGACGAAGGTTTGctcctttcatttcaaacaatGCCTACATAATGTTATCCAGGTTTTGTCTCTAAATGTTCCTTTCCTGTCTAGGTTTTCAAGGGGAAGACGCAGTAACCTTCGTGGCTCATCTGTCCCGTCACTGAACTTCATTGCTGAAGAACAGTCCATCCCTCAGAATTCCACCTCTGAAGACAACACTGCTGCACAGCCCAAACGCCCCACCcgtaaaaacaaacagacaacagcaaaGGTGACAGAGGATGCGAGCCATTCACCTTGTGGTAGCTGTGAAACTGAGGAGGTGCAAAACAGGAAGCCAGAGCTGGTGGTGGAAGAAGATGTGGACAAAGATACCAAAGTGGAAAACACCGAAGCCAAGACCAATGACTTATGTAGTACTGCCCCATCTCCACCTAAGATACCATCACCTGAGGTTGTTGTCAACATCTCCCCCTCAGACCGCTTGTCGGCTGACCTCTCTAAAAAGCTGGAGCCATCTCCTGGCCGAACAGCTGCTAAGATTGCAATAGCCGGAGCTGTGCAAAGTTCACACCAGAGCACTGCACGGTGCTCCCTCAAGCTACGTCACTCGCTGGCTGGTTTGCGCCACAGTATGACGCAGGAGTCGGTTCGCAGAGCCTCTCGCCGGTCTATTCTTAAGAGGAAGGCAGCTCGCATGGGCAACTCCACATGTAGCAGCAACGTTAGCCGTAAGTCATGAGCTATATTTGGTTCCTAACCacataaaatgcaaaacattttctaaTTCATCCGTCCTTTTAATTCTTCTCAAGCTACACTTCATATTTGgcaatttatttacataaatatatatataatttattatttatttatttatttttttctgattgtaGAGGACTCTTGCGTGGATTCTACAGATGAACAGGACAATGAAGTGTGAGTAGTAAcattacaactttttttttctgggatgTGTAAATTGTTGAggagaaataaattatttgtaacaaggaataaaataatttttaagaGTTAGTGCTAAATTTGTCTGAGCAACCCTTTATTACAACTTGAATGTATTCTCTCTTCCAGCATGTCGGAAGCTGTagcagaggaacagacagaaGCCCCAGAggtgcaaatatatatatacttgtcttttaaaagtgttgAATTAAAATCAATTACACCAAGTGTTTATTGCTCACCTgatgttttgtattatttgtatcaaataaatgtacacacagaTGAACCAGAGTACACATCCATCTATTCAACGTGTCACTCGTTCTGTGGCTGCACACTCTCCCAAACTGGCACCTCCATCGTTGTTTACCACTGAGCTGAAAATAAGCACCCCTGACAAGAGAACAGGTACTGAGACTCCACATTTTCTAAATTAGAACTGAAATCAAATGATTTGctattattatattttggttaatatatatatatatatatatatatatatatatatatatatatatatatatatatatatatatatatatatatatatatattttatgaaaacatgTATTTGTGTCCCAAAATGTAGTGAGTGTGCTAAATACATGCttgcatttgtgtttcagttgttgAGAAGCAGCAGACTTCCCAGTCAGGTCGCAGGTGAGTGCTTTGTATGTGTTATGTGATGGGCTATTGTCTCTCGGTAGTCTCAGTTACTGTGTACTGTCCTTACTGTTTTCATTGACAGAGAGTATCTGTATCATATTGAGACTGCTAGTAATTTCTgtattgtcctttttttttctgtctttaggTCAAGTCGAAGTGCTAAACGAAAGGCACCAGATACTGTAGAGGAAAGCCCCACAAAGAGGTTGTCTCCTCCCAAGAAAAGCAACAGCGTAAGATGCAAACATTTTAactgtaatgtaaaaatataaattaaggGGGTCCATGTATGAAAAATACAGTATAACTTGAgaatttcttctctttttaatttaacacaGACAATCAGGCCCAACATGAGGAATTTCCTCCACACTGTGCAGAAGAATCAGATGTTGATGATGACTCCAAATTCTCTCGGCCGCACAGGCGTTATCAAATCCTTCATCAAGCACACCACTCCGATTAGGGTTGATCCTAAGGTCAGTGAAAAAATTGACGCATGGCAACATCACATTCCAAAACTATGTATGTAAAACTGTATCTTTCCTCATCAATTTTAATGTTGTTAATTTGAGCATAATCAGTATTTGCACTTTACGAATATTGCGTATTAACTGGCCAAAGCAGATGTGGATTTTAGTGAACGTTAATTAAATGGGATCTCttattttgatatttgtttttccctcctctcctcagttGAGTGTTGGTATAGTGGTAAGTATCACTTTGAAGCACTGTATGCTGTCTGTGGGCATTTGATGGTGTCTAATCTCTCCTTGTGCTCTCTTGGTTAGTTTTTTCACTAGCACAGAATTTTAGATGAGCCCCTTTCCCACATCTGtgtttcaacacaaacattgaGACATCTCATCtacatcacagctgaaattacGTCTGTCAGTTGAGTGGCTTGAGATTTAGAGCGATTTGTGAATTTGGTCTCAAGTGAAAGCGAGCTGCAGTGTTCCTGGATAAATGAtccaaaatgcaaaatgttatCTAGGATTAGGCCTCATGTTACACTTAACTCACTAATCTAACCTCACAACTTCACACAATTCAGTTGAAGGTAGAAAGAACTTATCTTTTAATTCACATTCAGCCTCTGTAGGTGTTTTGACACTGTTGTGATTCACTGtttgcttcacttcactttgttttgtcagaCTGTTACAGAGGATATCAAATGGTACAATCTGAGCATTTCGCTGACCATTGACTTTAGACTTTAGACTGTTTTAGAGGTATTATGGCTTCTGTAGGTTCTTTTACTTAAAATATGAGGGGAACggaaaaaaaacctcatttGATTTCAAGAACTTTCTTCGTTATGCTTATCTTGACCTGAACATTATGGGACAACACACCTCTGGGCAGAGATAGGCAACCTCCCTCCTACACAAATGGACTGCAGaaatcttcttcctctctgtgtgacttCAGTGTAAAGTCACTTCATACAAAGTGTCTTATCCGGCAGCCAATCGACTCACACCACTCTTATGACGCAAACAAGGTGGGCCTAAAAACCATCTTCAATGTGACAAGATCACATAAATCTCCAAAATCATAACattatatttaaagaaataactaaatggaatttttaaaaaatattttaaaattaactagacattatttattcacattatctTCTTAAAGCCACAGAGGGCCATGGCACAGGGATGAAAGCTCCCTGGGTTGCTGACCCCTGACCTAGCCCATCAGTTAATTTTCATGCCAGAGCAGCCTGGTATCAAAATGTTCTTCTggtggaagaagagaaaaatctgaCCTTGGGGAAGGTGGTTGTCTCACTCTTTAATTTCCTTTGACATTGACAGCTAACATGCTACATTATTTCACAGAAGCGGATCTCTATCCagttatgttgtgtgtttgttggtgatAGTGGCATCAGTACCAAGTTGCTCTGCCTATGTTTTCTAATTACGAGGTTGTCATTTAGTTTGGTGCACTTACTGTAACTGTCTACACAGACATTCAGAGACCAATGACCAGAGCTCAGAGAACCGCAAGTCTCCCCGATATCACGTGCCTCTTGTTTTCAGTATTATGGACATGAAGATAACCTGACAAAACTGTTTTGGttgggttttattttggtgtttatTCTGGAAGGTGATGTCTCGGATTATTTTGATAGATTGTTTTTAAGTATATTGTATGTTTTTTCAAAATCTATTCTCTTGCCAGACAAAAGAACGTCACAAACTGGAAGCTCTTAAAAAGAAGcaggagcaagaggaggagaggatgaagaaaatggaggaggagaagaaaaggaaacaggaggaactCAAAAGGTTAacaatgtttttcattgttaatGCATTCTGATTGTGCAGTTTGGTAAATTAAGTAATCTGTTACTGTGAATGTTGACTTTTATACTGAAAATTGATAATTTGTTTTTCTAGGAAGAGGGACGAGAGGCTGAAAAGGGTGTTTGAGGCCAAAGTAAAAGaagaacagagggaggaagaaaagaaaaagaagattgAGCAGAAAATGGCTCAGATTGATGAGAAAAATGACAAGGTATGAAACCGCTTTGGTGACTCTGAATCTTTATGTTCACCTCAAAATTGATGTAGCTCTCATCTTTGAAatgttcctcttcaatcagcGTCAGATGGAGGAGAAATCTAAGAAGAAAGTGGCCATGAAACGGCAAGAAGAACTAGAACTGAAGAAGAAGTTGGAAGAAGAGGCTCGGAGGAAGAAGACTCAGCAAGCAGTGAGATGATGTTATCATTGTTTTATTGAGTCATCTCAGTTTCTGTGGCTGCGCATTAATCGGTGGATGTCTGGGCTTTTATTGCCAATATGAATTCTCTACTGGCacagagatttgtttttgtttggaatatAGACTACAAAGGACATGGCTATGTTAGATGTAACCTGTACTGAAGCAATCCAATGCAATAATGAGGTATAACCTATTTGTGATCGCttgtcgtgtgtgtgtggagagagagattattatttatttatttattttttaagtgacTTAAGTTTCCTTTGCTGTTATTCATTACAATTGGactttttctcatgttttgtgtgtttctttaaacTTAAGGAGGAAGAGAAGCGGCAGCAGGAAGCCAAAAAgaaggctgaggaggaggaacagcGAGCTCGCAAACTGGCTGAAGCTCGTAAAGCActggagctgaggagggagCAAGAACTAGAGAGAGAAcgacaagctgctgctgagaggtgATTTATTGGAACCAAAGGAACTGCTTAGTAAATTTAGTAAACTGAATACTGAAAGTTGCACTGGTGAACACAAGACTCCATccttttagtttattttttcctgatttCATGAGTTGTTGTATTTCCAGGGAGCGggtagaaaaggaaaaagctctcACTCTGCAGCGTGAACTGGAGAGAGCGGCAAGggacaaagagaagagggaactggaagagaaaagaaaactggtAAGGAATTTAAACTTAgcacaaacatgtctttggCACATTTATTGACTGCTGTTGAATTGGTGCAGAACTAAACTAGTTTTATGAAGCACAAAGAGTCAGGTGATGCATAACAATCTGGTATCTGGTTACCTTTATTTGATGTCACTTTTATAACCAATAGTAACTGACATGATATCAAAAGATTGTTGTAAACACTCATGCGGATcgttttcatttcaataatcTGTTCCACAATTGGCTAAGAAGTCCTTGTTTacatcaacaaaacaacttcACCCTGTCCGCGTGTGTTCTAAATTTTTGTTATGAATTTCCACAGCTGATTCATTGTGtgctctttctttctgcaggaggagcagcagagattagctgcagaagaaaaagctgctaagcagagagaagcagctgctAAACAAGCAGCTAACACTCAGGTAAACTCAGAACAGGcaataaaacttaaaatttaaaatgatctggTCGAGGCATCAGCAACATGGTCCAAGAAAATGACAGAGTTTCAGATGAAAACATCAATCAACAACTGACCTAAACACAGTCTAGTGGAGTTTGTCAGAGATTagcagaggaacagacagaaagagtcAAAAATGGCATAATAACTATAACTATTATAATATACTTAATATACTTAATATAACTATAAAATTATGTGCATAAGGAACTACACATTACACTGTGCTGAGGATATGAAATAAGCATTTACTCACTGGAATTAATCTTATTTATCAACATTGGTCCAACTAAAAGTGCggttttctcccctctctctaaTGAAGGCTCCTGCTAGCCTGAATGTGACTGTGGATATTGAGGTAAGACAATTTTCTCccttcaatttaaaaataatttagaaaCAGTTCTCCATCTGTCCTtgtaaaacaaagcaacaaatagGGTTTACCATGATTTGCTCTCTATTGGATTCTTAAGCagtgattaaaacaaaactcatcACTTTGCTCCTTGATCTTTTCAGCACTCTGTAATGAGCACACCAGTAGGAAAAGGTGGTGGCCTTAATGTGACTGTGGATATTGAGGTAAAATTGATTTTTGTATGCAGTTATTTCATCCATTTCTATCTTAAACTCGATAGAGAACTAATTTCTCATCAAAGCAAAGCCTccataatgtgtttttatcttctgcTGCAGAAATCACCACAGTCTTATGTCATCACTCCAAAGGGTGGCAACAAACCCCTGACTATGTCCAAAAATCTGGAGGATTATGGAATGGATCAAAACAGTGATGACTCTACAGATGATGAGTCAGCCCCGAGGAAACCGATTCCATCCTGGGCAGAGGGTATGTATGACATGTCGGTGTCTTCAGTCCCTCGATCTTCTGTAGTGTTGTCGATAATCTGGTTTTATGATGCATGTAGCGCAGGATACAAGgttcaaacatttaaactgaCTCTACAGTCACAGCTCAGCTCCCTTGTCTAGACAGGGCAGGCCTGTTGAGCTTTCACTATGTCCTCACATTGAAGCCATGGGCCTTGAACTGTGGTGCCTTTGTCAGTAAAGACATCAGGAATGGGTTCAACTTTTTTCCTCGCTCCAACATCTGCACAACCAGCTAACCAGCTAACTAGCTTACTACCTGCAGCCGTTACTCAATGTTACTTCAAAGACCAAAGATAAGCATGAAATGGGCCATCCTTATCCGTGTGTGGATTTGTTAAAGAAGAACGCCCTCTTGTTAACTGGCATGTCAGTGCTGTATCTCCACTGTGTGGCAGACTGTCCTGGACAATATCAGAATTTATTATCCACCCCCTGCCTTTTTATTGGATATGGGAAAGTTTAAATTGGACTGTTCTAAATTTTTGCCACTATCAGGAAGTGGTGCTTCTGAAGGATCCCTGAAATCATTAACTTTGCAATGTTCAAACTGAACATATGTGCGTGTCACTAGTCCAAATCAAGTTTTGTCAGAATGAGTCTTGGTCTGtgtaacaaacatgtttttgtctgcatCCTCTGACTGGATCAGTAGTAATTAGCATGATGACATTTACGTGGCCTTTACATgtggttttacatttttcaaagtCACTGAAAAAAGGCAGACAGTATTTTCATCCAACTCATTGAATAAGCAGTATCTCAGTTACCCAAAACTAATAAAAGCCTCAAACAGTTGTCAGTGGAGTTGACAAAATCAGTCAGGCTACTAACGAGAAACCTGCTTTTGACAACCTCTGAAATCAAGAACATGACTAAGATGATGGAGCTGAGCGAACAGGCATTTCTCATATTGGGTGTTAGGATTGTGAGCACCACAGTCATagataaaaaaatcacatctatTGGTTGCATggtttatgattttattttcatgaatcaCAGCTTTGagtgaaaacatttgtatttcCCCCCTCCCAGGTCCCAACCTCCAGCAGATAATTATGAAGCAGTACTTCAATCCTCCAGATTTGGACTTTTTCTTTGGGTCAGTTGAGCCACCAAGACTGGAAAACATCTTTTACAAGAGCAAACCTCGTTATTTTAAACGCACCAGCTCTGCCGTGTGGCACTCTCCTCCCATTGGATCC contains:
- the LOC115056382 gene encoding inner centromere protein A-like isoform X1 — encoded protein: MNAVLSSVRSLMQMFDEKTQEFISDIDNVHMVWLEEIQQEANRMFSRDFNAEPELMPKTPSQKKNSRRKRVSLGHQEGNQARRRFSRGRRSNLRGSSVPSLNFIAEEQSIPQNSTSEDNTAAQPKRPTRKNKQTTAKVTEDASHSPCGSCETEEVQNRKPELVVEEDVDKDTKVENTEAKTNDLCSTAPSPPKIPSPEVVVNISPSDRLSADLSKKLEPSPGRTAAKIAIAGAVQSSHQSTARCSLKLRHSLAGLRHSMTQESVRRASRRSILKRKAARMGNSTCSSNVSQDSCVDSTDEQDNEVMSEAVAEEQTEAPEMNQSTHPSIQRVTRSVAAHSPKLAPPSLFTTELKISTPDKRTVVEKQQTSQSGRRSSRSAKRKAPDTVEESPTKRLSPPKKSNSTIRPNMRNFLHTVQKNQMLMMTPNSLGRTGVIKSFIKHTTPIRVDPKLSVGIVTKERHKLEALKKKQEQEEERMKKMEEEKKRKQEELKRKRDERLKRVFEAKVKEEQREEEKKKKIEQKMAQIDEKNDKRQMEEKSKKKVAMKRQEELELKKKLEEEARRKKTQQAEEEKRQQEAKKKAEEEEQRARKLAEARKALELRREQELERERQAAAERERVEKEKALTLQRELERAARDKEKRELEEKRKLEEQQRLAAEEKAAKQREAAAKQAANTQAPASLNVTVDIEHSVMSTPVGKGGGLNVTVDIEKSPQSYVITPKGGNKPLTMSKNLEDYGMDQNSDDSTDDESAPRKPIPSWAEGPNLQQIIMKQYFNPPDLDFFFGSVEPPRLENIFYKSKPRYFKRTSSAVWHSPPIGSK
- the LOC115056382 gene encoding inner centromere protein A-like isoform X3, with amino-acid sequence MNAVLSSVRSLMQMFDEKTQEFISDIDNVHMVWLEEIQQEANRMFSRDFNAEPELMPKTPSQKKNSRRKRVSLGHQEGNQARRRFSRGRRSNLRGSSVPSLNFIAEEQSIPQNSTSEDNTAAQPKRPTRKNKQTTAKVTEDASHSPCGSCETEEVQNRKPELVVEEDVDKDTKVENTEAKTNDLCSTAPSPPKIPSPEVVVNISPSDRLSADLSKKLEPSPGRTAAKIAIAGAVQSSHQSTARCSLKLRHSLAGLRHSMTQESVRRASRRSILKRKAARMGNSTCSSNVSQDSCVDSTDEQDNEVMSEAVAEEQTEAPEMNQSTHPSIQRVTRSVAAHSPKLAPPSLFTTELKISTPDKRTVVEKQQTSQSGRRSSRSAKRKAPDTVEESPTKRLSPPKKSNSTIRPNMRNFLHTVQKNQMLMMTPNSLGRTGVIKSFIKHTTPIRVDPKLSVGIVTKERHKLEALKKKQEQEEERMKKMEEEKKRKQEELKRKRDERLKRVFEAKVKEEQREEEKKKKIEQKMAQIDEKNDKRQMEEKSKKKVAMKRQEELELKKKLEEEARRKKTQQAEEEKRQQEAKKKAEEEEQRARKLAEARKALELRREQELERERQAAAERERVEKEKALTLQRELERAARDKEKRELEEKRKLEEQQRLAAEEKAAKQREAAAKQAANTQAPASLNVTVDIEHSVMSTPVGKGGGLNVTVDIEGGNKPLTMSKNLEDYGMDQNSDDSTDDESAPRKPIPSWAEGPNLQQIIMKQYFNPPDLDFFFGSVEPPRLENIFYKSKPRYFKRTSSAVWHSPPIGSK
- the LOC115056382 gene encoding inner centromere protein A-like isoform X4; this encodes MNAVLSSVRSLMQMFDEKTQEFISDIDNVHMVWLEEIQQEANRMFSRDFNAEPELMPKTPSQKKNSRRKRVSLGHQEGNQARRRFSRGRRSNLRGSSVPSLNFIAEEQSIPQNSTSEDNTAAQPKRPTRKNKQTTAKVTEDASHSPCGSCETEEVQNRKPELVVEEDVDKDTKVENTEAKTNDLCSTAPSPPKIPSPEVVVNISPSDRLSADLSKKLEPSPGRTAAKIAIAGAVQSSHQSTARCSLKLRHSLAGLRHSMTQESVRRASRRSILKRKAARMGNSTCSSNVSQDSCVDSTDEQDNEVMSEAVAEEQTEAPEMNQSTHPSIQRVTRSVAAHSPKLAPPSLFTTELKISTPDKRTVVEKQQTSQSGRRSSRSAKRKAPDTVEESPTKRLSPPKKSNSTIRPNMRNFLHTVQKNQMLMMTPNSLGRTGVIKSFIKHTTPIRVDPKLSVGIVTKERHKLEALKKKQEQEEERMKKMEEEKKRKQEELKRKRDERLKRVFEAKVKEEQREEEKKKKIEQKMAQIDEKNDKRQMEEKSKKKVAMKRQEELELKKKLEEEARRKKTQQAEEEKRQQEAKKKAEEEEQRARKLAEARKALELRREQELERERQAAAERERVEKEKALTLQRELERAARDKEKRELEEKRKLEEQQRLAAEEKAAKQREAAAKQAANTQAPASLNVTVDIEKSPQSYVITPKGGNKPLTMSKNLEDYGMDQNSDDSTDDESAPRKPIPSWAEGPNLQQIIMKQYFNPPDLDFFFGSVEPPRLENIFYKSKPRYFKRTSSAVWHSPPIGSK
- the LOC115056382 gene encoding inner centromere protein A-like isoform X2 produces the protein MNAVLSSVRSLMQMFDEKTQEFISDIDNVHMVWLEEIQQEANRMFSRDFNAEPELMPKTPSQKKNSRRKRVSLGHQEGNQARRRFSRGRRSNLRGSSVPSLNFIAEEQSIPQNSTSEDNTAAQPKRPTRKNKQTTAKVTEDASHSPCGSCETEEVQNRKPELVVEEDVDKDTKVENTEAKTNDLCSTAPSPPKIPSPEVVVNISPSDRLSADLSKKLEPSPGRTAAKIAIAGAVQSSHQSTARCSLKLRHSLAGLRHSMTQESVRRASRRSILKRKAARMGNSTCSSNVSQDSCVDSTDEQDNEVMSEAVAEEQTEAPEMNQSTHPSIQRVTRSVAAHSPKLAPPSLFTTELKISTPDKRTVVEKQQTSQSGRRSSRSAKRKAPDTVEESPTKRLSPPKKSNSTIRPNMRNFLHTVQKNQMLMMTPNSLGRTGVIKSFIKHTTPIRVDPKTKERHKLEALKKKQEQEEERMKKMEEEKKRKQEELKRKRDERLKRVFEAKVKEEQREEEKKKKIEQKMAQIDEKNDKRQMEEKSKKKVAMKRQEELELKKKLEEEARRKKTQQAEEEKRQQEAKKKAEEEEQRARKLAEARKALELRREQELERERQAAAERERVEKEKALTLQRELERAARDKEKRELEEKRKLEEQQRLAAEEKAAKQREAAAKQAANTQAPASLNVTVDIEHSVMSTPVGKGGGLNVTVDIEKSPQSYVITPKGGNKPLTMSKNLEDYGMDQNSDDSTDDESAPRKPIPSWAEGPNLQQIIMKQYFNPPDLDFFFGSVEPPRLENIFYKSKPRYFKRTSSAVWHSPPIGSK